In Mariluticola halotolerans, one DNA window encodes the following:
- a CDS encoding L,D-transpeptidase family protein — protein sequence MTMLGATLAVPAAARAQDSIFDTFARNRVLRNTDREGNTVAALDAIDTVEPILSVDTAHNLQLAIMQYEQIMAAGGWEQMPRDIFGLVAGVDRRSVSRLRDRLIMSGDVPAEQQSKKDIFDEYLDAGLRQFQARHGLLVSGKVDAETFFALNVPADYRLQQLRLNAMRVEAISAELSDRYVVVNIPAATIEAIDAGLVARRHTAVVGRIDRQTPILHSKVHEINFNPYWHVPKSIIRRDLIKYMNEDPNYLANYRIRIFDGGGNELSPTDIDWSTDDAVNYAFRQDPGGENSMGHVKINFYNKHNVYLHDTPTKSLFGENRRFHSSGCVRVEDVDALVAWLLRDNGDWDVTGVEAMFNSGERVDVAIKNPVPIHTTYISAWANRQGTVSFREDVYEYDKAGKVTFDDA from the coding sequence ATGACGATGTTGGGCGCGACCCTTGCCGTTCCGGCTGCCGCACGGGCGCAGGACTCCATTTTTGATACATTTGCCCGCAACAGGGTGCTGCGAAATACGGACCGCGAGGGCAATACAGTTGCAGCGCTGGACGCAATCGACACCGTGGAACCGATCCTTTCGGTGGATACCGCGCACAATCTCCAGCTGGCCATCATGCAGTATGAGCAGATTATGGCTGCAGGCGGCTGGGAACAGATGCCGCGCGACATTTTCGGCCTTGTGGCCGGTGTCGACCGCCGTTCGGTCAGCCGTTTGCGTGATCGACTGATCATGAGCGGCGATGTGCCCGCCGAGCAGCAAAGCAAGAAAGATATCTTTGACGAATATCTCGATGCCGGCTTGCGTCAGTTCCAGGCCCGTCACGGCCTGCTGGTTTCGGGCAAGGTCGATGCAGAAACCTTCTTCGCGCTCAATGTGCCCGCCGATTACCGTTTGCAGCAGCTGCGCCTCAATGCGATGCGGGTTGAAGCGATTTCCGCCGAACTGTCGGACCGCTATGTGGTGGTCAACATTCCCGCCGCCACAATTGAGGCTATCGATGCAGGTCTCGTTGCGCGTCGGCACACTGCTGTCGTCGGGCGTATCGACCGGCAGACGCCGATCCTGCATTCCAAGGTCCACGAGATCAATTTTAATCCCTATTGGCATGTGCCAAAGAGCATCATCCGTCGCGATCTCATCAAGTATATGAATGAGGATCCCAATTATCTCGCCAATTATCGCATCCGCATTTTTGACGGCGGCGGCAATGAATTGAGCCCGACCGATATCGATTGGTCGACCGACGACGCGGTGAACTACGCGTTCCGTCAGGATCCTGGTGGCGAGAACTCGATGGGTCACGTCAAGATCAACTTCTACAACAAGCACAATGTTTACCTGCATGACACGCCCACCAAGAGCCTGTTTGGTGAAAACCGTCGCTTCCACTCCTCGGGTTGCGTGCGCGTTGAGGATGTGGACGCGCTGGTCGCCTGGTTGTTGCGTGATAATGGCGATTGGGATGTGACGGGCGTTGAAGCCATGTTCAATTCGGGCGAACGCGTTGATGTTGCCATCAAGAACCCTGTGCCAATCCACACCACTTACATTTCGGCTTGGGCAAACCGTCAGGGTACCGTAAGCTTCCGTGAAGACGTTTATGAGTACGACAAGGCAGGCAAGGTCACCTTCGACGACGCCTGA
- the ldtR gene encoding transcriptional regulator LdtR, producing the protein MNSKSNAAVAVAGERPQGLKPLYLEAVSRVERLHRRLLDLIKDEFDRMGWDDINPVQALMMFNIGDSELTAGELRSRGYYLGSNVSYNLKKLVDTGYIFQERSRADRRSVRIRLTPKGEEVAEVIDELYDRHLKSIDKVGGLGDEEFAGLNTALARLERFWVDQILYKL; encoded by the coding sequence TGCAGGCGAGAGGCCGCAGGGTCTCAAGCCGCTATATCTAGAAGCGGTGTCGCGCGTTGAGCGCCTTCATCGTCGACTTTTGGACCTGATCAAGGACGAGTTTGATCGCATGGGCTGGGACGATATTAACCCGGTTCAGGCGCTGATGATGTTCAACATCGGCGACAGCGAATTGACAGCGGGCGAATTGCGGTCCCGTGGTTACTATCTCGGTTCAAATGTATCCTATAATTTGAAGAAGCTTGTCGATACCGGCTACATTTTTCAGGAACGCTCCCGCGCTGACCGGCGCTCGGTCCGTATCCGTCTCACCCCCAAGGGCGAGGAAGTGGCTGAAGTCATCGACGAACTCTATGACCGTCACCTGAAATCGATCGACAAGGTCGGTGGTCTGGGTGATGAGGAATTTGCCGGGCTGAACACCGCTCTGGCCCGTCTCGAGCGCTTCTGGGTCGATCAGATTCTCTACAAGCTCTGA